One genomic region from Vannielia litorea encodes:
- a CDS encoding ATP-dependent helicase, translated as MSSIEPDRPLSLSQQAVAARPAPYLDGLNPAQREAVEQLDGPVLMLAGAGTGKTKALTTRIAHLLLTQRARPNEILAVTFTNKAAREMKDRVAGLMGQAVEGMPWLGTFHAICVKLLRRHAELVGLKSNFTILDTDDQLRLLKQLVAAANIDDKRWPARMLAGIIDQWKNKALTPDKVPTSEAGAYDHKGVAIYREYQARLKTLNAVDFGDLLLHMVTIFQTHEDVLAQYQRWFKYILVDEYQDTNVAQYLWLRLLAQGHKNICCVGDDDQSIYGWRGAEVGNILRFEKDFPGAHVVRLEQNYRSTPHILGAAAGVIAANKGRLGKELWTEAEEGEKVRLIGHWDGEEEARWIGDELEAMGGGTRGMRPVGLNECAILVRASHQMRAFEDRFLTIGLPYKVIGGPRFYERMEIRDAMAYFRVAVSPDDDLAFERIVNVPKRGLGEKAIQKMQRAARANGVSLFEGARILVASGELTGKAKGQLGALLEGFGRWHGGALDDGDHIELAEQILEESGYTDMWQNDKTPEAPGRLENLKELVKALESFENLQGFLEHVALIMDNESEEDGPKVSIMTLHAAKGLEFPAVFLPGWEDGLFPSQRSMDESGVKGLEEERRLAYVGITRAEELCTISFAGNRRIYGQWQSALPSRFIDELPGEHVEVLTPPGLYGGGYGAAAGAGMGGTGGGEIRSTLHEDAARADGYNSPGWKRLQARAQVRGVSQPKESRNMVIDAEAVSSHSVGERVFHQKFGYGAITGIEGDKLEIAFEKAGVKKVVAKFVVPAASAADDIPF; from the coding sequence ATGAGCAGTATCGAGCCAGATCGGCCCCTGAGCCTGTCACAGCAGGCAGTGGCCGCCCGACCCGCGCCCTATCTTGACGGGCTGAACCCGGCGCAACGCGAGGCTGTCGAGCAGCTCGACGGCCCGGTGCTTATGCTCGCCGGGGCCGGCACGGGCAAGACCAAGGCGCTGACCACGCGGATCGCGCACCTGCTGCTGACGCAGCGGGCGCGACCAAACGAAATTCTCGCGGTGACCTTCACCAACAAGGCCGCCCGCGAAATGAAGGACCGCGTGGCGGGCCTGATGGGGCAGGCGGTGGAAGGAATGCCGTGGCTTGGCACCTTTCACGCGATCTGCGTGAAGCTTTTGCGCCGCCATGCCGAACTAGTGGGGCTCAAGAGCAACTTCACCATCCTTGATACCGATGATCAGTTAAGGCTTCTTAAACAGCTCGTCGCGGCGGCCAATATCGATGACAAGCGCTGGCCCGCGCGGATGCTCGCGGGGATCATCGACCAATGGAAGAACAAGGCGCTGACGCCCGACAAGGTGCCGACCTCGGAGGCCGGGGCTTACGACCACAAGGGTGTGGCGATCTACCGGGAATACCAGGCGCGGCTCAAGACGCTGAACGCCGTGGATTTCGGCGATCTGCTGCTGCACATGGTCACGATTTTCCAGACCCACGAGGACGTGCTGGCGCAGTATCAGCGCTGGTTCAAATACATCCTCGTGGACGAGTACCAGGATACCAACGTGGCGCAGTATCTGTGGCTGCGGCTGCTGGCGCAGGGGCACAAGAACATCTGCTGCGTGGGCGACGACGACCAGTCGATCTATGGTTGGCGGGGCGCCGAGGTGGGCAATATCCTGCGGTTTGAAAAGGATTTTCCGGGCGCGCATGTGGTGCGGCTGGAGCAGAACTACCGCTCGACGCCGCATATTCTGGGCGCGGCGGCCGGGGTGATTGCCGCCAACAAGGGGCGGCTCGGCAAGGAGCTTTGGACCGAGGCCGAGGAGGGCGAGAAGGTGCGCCTCATCGGCCATTGGGACGGCGAGGAAGAGGCCCGCTGGATCGGTGACGAGCTTGAGGCGATGGGCGGCGGCACTCGGGGGATGCGGCCTGTCGGCTTGAATGAATGTGCAATTCTGGTGCGGGCCTCGCACCAGATGCGGGCGTTTGAAGACCGTTTTTTGACCATCGGCTTGCCCTACAAGGTGATCGGTGGGCCAAGGTTTTATGAGCGGATGGAGATCCGCGATGCGATGGCCTACTTCCGTGTGGCTGTCTCGCCCGATGATGACCTGGCGTTCGAGCGGATCGTCAATGTGCCCAAGCGGGGGCTGGGCGAGAAGGCGATCCAGAAGATGCAGCGGGCGGCGCGGGCGAACGGGGTTTCGCTGTTCGAGGGCGCGCGGATTCTGGTGGCATCGGGCGAGCTGACGGGCAAGGCCAAGGGGCAGCTTGGGGCGCTCTTGGAGGGCTTTGGGCGGTGGCACGGCGGGGCGCTGGATGACGGCGATCACATCGAGCTGGCCGAGCAGATTTTGGAGGAATCCGGCTACACCGACATGTGGCAGAACGACAAGACGCCTGAGGCGCCGGGGCGGCTGGAGAACCTGAAGGAACTGGTGAAGGCACTGGAATCCTTTGAGAATTTGCAGGGTTTTCTGGAGCACGTCGCGCTCATCATGGACAATGAGAGCGAGGAGGACGGGCCGAAGGTGTCTATCATGACGCTGCATGCGGCGAAGGGGCTGGAGTTTCCGGCGGTGTTCCTTCCGGGTTGGGAGGACGGGCTGTTTCCGAGCCAGCGGAGCATGGATGAGAGCGGGGTAAAGGGGCTCGAGGAGGAACGGCGGCTGGCCTATGTGGGGATCACCCGGGCCGAGGAGCTTTGCACCATTTCCTTTGCCGGAAACCGGCGGATCTATGGCCAGTGGCAGAGCGCCTTGCCGAGCCGGTTTATCGACGAGTTGCCGGGCGAGCATGTGGAGGTTCTGACGCCTCCGGGGCTCTATGGCGGGGGCTATGGCGCGGCCGCCGGGGCCGGGATGGGCGGCACGGGCGGAGGCGAAATTCGCTCGACATTACATGAGGATGCGGCCCGCGCGGATGGCTACAACTCGCCTGGCTGGAAGCGCTTGCAGGCGCGGGCGCAGGTGCGGGGGGTGAGCCAGCCGAAGGAGAGCCGGAACATGGTGATCGACGCCGAGGCGGTCTCGTCGCACTCGGTCGGTGAGCGGGTGTTCCACCAGAAATTCGGCTATGGCGCGATCACCGGGATCGAGGGCGACAAGCTTGAAATCGCTTTTGAAAAAGCGGGTGTGAAGAAGGTCGTGGCCAAGTTCGTGGTGCCGGCGGCGAGCGCGGCGGATGACATCCCGTTCTGA
- a CDS encoding pyruvate carboxylase has product MAEFNKILIANRGEIAIRIMRAANELGKKTVAVYAEEDKLGLHRFKADEAYRIGEGLGPVAAYLSIEEMIRVAKMSGADAIHPGYGLLSENPQFVDACEENGIKFIGPKAETMRKLGDKASARKVAIEAGVPVIPATEVLGDDMEAIAKEAEEIGYPLMLKASWGGGGRGMRPINKPSELKEKILEGRREAEAAFGNGEGYLEKMITRARHVEVQILGDSMGNIYHLWERDCSVQRRNQKVVERAPAPYLSEAQREDLCNLGKKICEHVNYECAGTVEFLMDMETGKFYFIEVNPRVQVEHTVTEEVTGIDIVQAQIKIAEGKSLIEATGTASQYDVRLNGHALQCRVTTEDPLNNFIPDYGRLTAYRSATGMGIRLDGGTAYAGGVITRYYDSLLTKVTAWAPTPEAAIARMDRALREFRIRGVSTNIAFVENLLKHPTFTGNTYHTKFIDETPELFDFKRRRDRATKILRYIADITVNGHPETAGRPRPAEAKPPKAPASRVKAPAAGTLNILQEKGPKAVADWMKAQKQLLITDTTMRDGHQSLLATRMRSIDMIRVAPAYAANLPQLFSVECWGGATFDVAYRFLQECPWQRLRDIRAAMPNIMTQMLLRASNGVGYTNYPDNVVESFVKQAAQSGVDVFRVFDSLNWVENMRVAMDAVGESGKIIEGTVCYTGNVLDPERAKYDVKYYVDMAKELEKAGAHVLGLKDMAGLLKPAAAKVLIPALKDAVDIPIHFHTHDTAGIACGTILAAAEAGVDAVDCAMDALSGNTSQATLGTVVEALQYTDRDTGLDIGAIREISDYWESVRAHYAAFESGLQAPASEVYLHEMPGGQFTNLKAQARSMGLEERWHEVAQMYADVNQMFGDIVKVTPSSKVVGDMALMMVSQGLTRSDVEDPKREVAFPDSVIDMMKGNLGLPPGGWPEAIQKKVLKGEKPLTERAGKSMKPIDLEATRKEASEKLGFDLDDEDLNGYLMYPKVFSDYAARHEEYGPVRTLPTDTFFYGMEPGDEISVEIDPGKTLEIRMSAQGETNEEGIARVFFELNGQPRTVRIPDRRVTAAVQARPKAELGNENHIGAPMPGSVASVGVTAGQKVSAGDLLLTIEAMKMETGLHAERDATVKAIHIAPGDQIDAKDLLVELE; this is encoded by the coding sequence ATGGCCGAATTCAACAAGATCCTGATCGCGAACCGGGGCGAAATCGCCATCCGGATCATGCGGGCGGCCAACGAGCTGGGCAAAAAGACGGTCGCCGTCTACGCCGAAGAAGACAAGCTCGGCCTCCATCGTTTCAAGGCCGATGAGGCCTATCGCATCGGCGAAGGCCTCGGTCCCGTGGCCGCTTATCTCTCCATCGAAGAGATGATCCGCGTCGCCAAGATGAGCGGCGCCGACGCGATTCACCCGGGCTACGGGCTGCTCTCCGAGAACCCCCAATTCGTCGATGCCTGCGAGGAAAACGGCATCAAGTTCATCGGCCCCAAGGCTGAAACCATGCGCAAGCTGGGTGACAAGGCCAGCGCCCGCAAGGTCGCCATCGAGGCCGGTGTGCCGGTTATTCCGGCGACTGAGGTGCTGGGCGACGACATGGAAGCCATCGCCAAGGAAGCCGAGGAAATCGGTTATCCGCTGATGCTGAAGGCCAGCTGGGGCGGCGGCGGCCGGGGCATGCGCCCGATCAACAAGCCTTCGGAACTGAAGGAAAAAATTCTCGAAGGCCGCCGCGAGGCCGAGGCCGCCTTCGGTAACGGCGAAGGCTATCTGGAAAAGATGATCACCCGCGCCCGCCACGTCGAGGTGCAGATTCTCGGCGACAGCATGGGCAACATCTACCACCTTTGGGAGCGCGACTGTTCGGTGCAGCGCCGCAACCAGAAAGTGGTCGAGCGGGCCCCCGCTCCCTACCTCTCCGAGGCCCAGCGCGAAGATCTCTGCAATCTCGGCAAGAAGATCTGCGAGCATGTGAATTATGAGTGCGCGGGCACGGTCGAGTTCCTGATGGACATGGAGACCGGCAAGTTCTACTTCATCGAGGTGAACCCGCGCGTGCAGGTCGAGCATACGGTCACCGAGGAAGTGACGGGCATCGACATCGTGCAGGCCCAGATCAAGATCGCCGAAGGCAAATCGCTGATCGAGGCCACCGGCACCGCATCGCAATACGACGTGCGGCTCAACGGCCACGCGCTGCAGTGCCGCGTGACCACCGAAGACCCGCTCAACAACTTCATCCCCGACTATGGCCGCCTCACCGCCTACCGCTCCGCCACCGGCATGGGCATCCGGCTCGATGGCGGCACCGCCTACGCCGGCGGGGTCATTACCCGCTACTACGACTCCCTGCTCACCAAAGTCACCGCCTGGGCGCCCACCCCCGAAGCCGCCATCGCCCGGATGGATCGCGCCCTGCGCGAGTTCCGCATCCGCGGCGTTTCCACCAACATCGCCTTCGTCGAGAACCTGCTGAAGCACCCCACCTTCACCGGCAACACCTACCACACCAAGTTCATCGACGAGACGCCGGAACTCTTTGATTTCAAACGCCGCCGTGACCGCGCCACCAAGATCCTGCGCTACATCGCCGACATCACCGTGAACGGCCACCCGGAGACGGCAGGTCGCCCGAGGCCCGCAGAAGCCAAGCCACCCAAGGCGCCCGCCAGCCGGGTGAAGGCCCCGGCGGCGGGCACGCTGAACATCCTGCAGGAGAAGGGCCCTAAGGCGGTGGCCGATTGGATGAAGGCGCAGAAACAGCTCCTCATCACTGACACCACCATGCGCGACGGCCACCAGTCGTTGCTCGCCACCCGCATGCGCTCGATCGACATGATCCGCGTCGCCCCGGCCTATGCCGCCAACCTGCCGCAGCTCTTCTCCGTGGAGTGCTGGGGCGGCGCCACCTTCGACGTGGCCTATCGCTTCCTGCAGGAATGCCCCTGGCAGCGCCTGCGCGACATTCGCGCCGCCATGCCCAACATCATGACGCAGATGCTCCTGCGCGCCTCCAACGGCGTGGGCTACACCAACTACCCCGACAACGTGGTGGAGAGCTTCGTGAAGCAGGCCGCCCAGTCCGGTGTCGATGTGTTTCGCGTCTTCGACTCGCTCAACTGGGTTGAGAACATGCGCGTCGCGATGGATGCCGTTGGCGAGAGCGGCAAGATCATCGAGGGCACCGTCTGCTACACCGGCAACGTGCTGGACCCGGAGCGCGCCAAGTATGACGTGAAGTACTACGTTGATATGGCGAAAGAATTGGAGAAGGCCGGGGCGCATGTGCTCGGCCTCAAGGACATGGCCGGGCTGCTCAAACCCGCCGCCGCCAAGGTGCTGATCCCGGCGCTGAAGGATGCGGTCGACATCCCGATCCACTTCCACACCCACGACACCGCCGGCATCGCCTGCGGCACCATCCTCGCCGCCGCCGAGGCGGGCGTGGATGCGGTGGATTGCGCGATGGATGCGCTCTCCGGCAACACCTCTCAAGCCACCCTCGGCACCGTCGTGGAGGCCCTGCAATACACCGACCGTGACACCGGGCTCGACATCGGCGCGATCCGCGAGATCTCCGACTACTGGGAGAGCGTGCGTGCCCATTACGCCGCCTTCGAGAGCGGCCTGCAGGCGCCCGCCTCAGAGGTCTACCTGCACGAGATGCCCGGCGGCCAGTTCACCAACCTCAAGGCGCAGGCCCGCTCGATGGGGCTGGAGGAGCGTTGGCACGAGGTCGCTCAGATGTATGCCGACGTGAACCAGATGTTCGGCGATATCGTGAAGGTTACTCCCTCTTCCAAGGTGGTGGGCGACATGGCGCTTATGATGGTGTCCCAAGGGCTTACCCGCTCCGATGTCGAAGATCCCAAGCGCGAGGTCGCCTTCCCTGACTCGGTGATCGACATGATGAAAGGCAACCTCGGCCTGCCCCCTGGCGGCTGGCCCGAGGCCATTCAAAAGAAAGTGCTGAAAGGCGAGAAGCCCCTTACCGAGCGGGCTGGTAAATCGATGAAGCCGATTGATCTGGAAGCCACCCGCAAGGAGGCCTCCGAGAAGCTGGGCTTCGATCTGGATGACGAGGATCTCAACGGCTACCTGATGTATCCCAAGGTCTTTTCCGACTATGCCGCACGGCATGAGGAATACGGTCCCGTCCGCACCCTGCCGACCGATACGTTCTTCTATGGCATGGAGCCGGGCGACGAGATCAGCGTTGAGATCGACCCGGGCAAGACGCTCGAAATCCGCATGTCGGCCCAGGGTGAGACCAACGAAGAGGGCATCGCCCGCGTGTTCTTCGAGCTCAACGGCCAGCCCCGCACGGTGCGCATTCCCGACCGCCGGGTGACGGCGGCGGTGCAGGCCCGCCCCAAGGCGGAACTCGGCAACGAAAACCACATCGGCGCCCCCATGCCCGGCTCCGTGGCCTCCGTTGGCGTGACCGCGGGCCAGAAGGTCAGTGCGGGCGACCTGCTACTGACCATCGAGGCGATGAAGATGGAGACCGGCCTCCACGCCGAGCGCGATGCGACGGTCAAGGCCATCCACATCGCCCCCGGCGACCAGATCGACGCCAAGGATCTGCTGGTCGAGTTGGAGTAA
- a CDS encoding MAPEG family protein, with product MFAVTSIYAGLLALFFVGLSYAVTVRRRSKGISLGDGDDKRMRALTRAQGNCAEYAPMGILLLALSEGQGAPALALHLLGIALVAGRLLHARALLGPRMSVPLRVSGMVLTFSALLLMGLGLLFHALF from the coding sequence ATGTTCGCCGTCACATCTATCTACGCCGGGCTGCTCGCCCTGTTCTTTGTTGGCCTGAGCTATGCTGTCACCGTGCGCCGCCGCAGCAAGGGCATCTCGCTCGGCGATGGCGACGACAAACGCATGCGTGCGTTGACCCGCGCTCAGGGTAATTGCGCCGAATATGCGCCAATGGGCATCCTGCTGCTCGCGCTCTCGGAGGGGCAAGGCGCGCCGGCTCTGGCCCTGCATCTCCTTGGCATCGCCCTCGTGGCAGGCCGCCTCCTTCATGCCCGCGCCCTACTCGGCCCGCGGATGAGCGTGCCCCTGCGCGTGTCCGGCATGGTGCTGACCTTCTCGGCCCTTCTGCTCATGGGCCTCGGCCTTCTGTTTCACGCGCTTTTCTGA
- a CDS encoding MBL fold metallo-hydrolase, whose product MPRNRYYTGPARSNFDGLRFFSPGQPMPDRGFGDLWKWHRNGERAKWPRHVDVTPSTPPARSDAPRLTMVGHASVLIQVAGLNILTDPVWSDRASPVRFAGPKRVTAPGVRFDDLPKIDAVLLSHNHYDHLDLATLRRLHAAHAPLMIMPLGTDATVRRALRGARVAVADWHESVALGEGAHVTLTPANHWSSRGLRDRRMALWSGHWIDTPNGSIWFAGDTGYGDGAIFHDIRARHGAPDVALIPIGAYAPRWFMANQHVGPEEAVQIFKDVGARQALGIHWGTFQLTDEPREEPVELLARALEAEGIDPARFRAFAPGDMHASA is encoded by the coding sequence ATGCCCAGAAATCGCTACTACACGGGCCCGGCCCGCAGCAACTTTGACGGGCTGCGGTTTTTCTCGCCCGGCCAGCCCATGCCGGATCGGGGCTTTGGTGACCTGTGGAAGTGGCATCGCAATGGCGAGCGGGCAAAGTGGCCACGGCATGTGGATGTGACCCCTTCCACACCGCCGGCTCGAAGTGACGCGCCCCGGCTAACGATGGTGGGCCACGCGAGCGTGCTTATTCAGGTGGCGGGGCTGAATATTCTGACAGATCCGGTCTGGTCAGACCGTGCCAGCCCGGTGCGCTTTGCCGGGCCGAAGCGGGTCACCGCGCCCGGGGTGCGGTTTGACGACCTGCCGAAGATCGACGCGGTGCTGCTCAGTCACAACCATTATGACCACCTCGATCTGGCCACGCTTCGCCGCCTTCATGCGGCGCACGCCCCGCTGATGATCATGCCGCTGGGCACCGATGCGACCGTGCGGCGGGCTTTGCGCGGGGCGCGAGTGGCGGTGGCGGATTGGCACGAGTCCGTTGCTCTGGGAGAGGGGGCGCATGTGACGCTGACGCCCGCCAACCACTGGTCGTCCCGCGGGCTGCGCGACAGGCGGATGGCGCTTTGGTCGGGCCACTGGATCGACACACCGAATGGTTCGATCTGGTTTGCAGGGGATACCGGATACGGCGACGGCGCGATCTTTCATGACATCCGCGCCCGCCACGGTGCGCCCGATGTTGCGCTCATCCCGATCGGGGCCTACGCGCCGCGCTGGTTCATGGCCAACCAGCATGTCGGACCGGAGGAGGCGGTGCAGATTTTCAAGGATGTCGGCGCGCGGCAGGCGCTGGGGATTCACTGGGGCACCTTCCAGCTGACCGACGAGCCGCGCGAAGAACCAGTGGAGCTCTTGGCCCGCGCTCTCGAGGCAGAGGGGATTGATCCCGCCCGCTTTCGCGCCTTCGCGCCGGGTGACATGCACGCAAGCGCCTAG